A genome region from Polyodon spathula isolate WHYD16114869_AA chromosome 19, ASM1765450v1, whole genome shotgun sequence includes the following:
- the LOC121294600 gene encoding CD82 antigen-like, whose amino-acid sequence MGKGCLTVTKYFLFLFNLLFFIFGALILGFGLWILLDNQSFIAVLQESSDSLKVGAYILITVGSLAMLLGFLGCMGAVYEIKCLLGLYFTCLLLILIAQVTAVVLIYFQRETLKKEMSSIITDLIVKYEGNSTTDIAWDYIQKNVGCCGWLGPANWAMNPVIKNSSMVLYPCSCGNGTADSGFCRSDTKDWPVHSEGCMTNLQKWLFDNFGVILGICIGVAVIEVIGMILSMCLCKNVHQEDYTKVPKY is encoded by the exons ATGGGAAAAGGCTGCCTGACTGTGACCAAGTACTTCCTGTTCTTATTCAATCTCCTCTTCTTC ATTTTTGGAGCTCTGATTTTGGGATTTGGATTATGGATCCTACTGGATAACCAAAGTTTCATTGCAGTTTTGC agGAATCTTCGGATTCTCTGAAGGTGGGTGCCTATATCCTGATCACCGTTGGTTCCCTGGCCATGCTCCTGGGATTCCTGGGCTGCATGGGAGCCGTGTACGAGATCAAATGCCTTCTGGGTTTG tactTCACCTGCCTGCTGTTAATACTCATTGCCCAAGTGACTGCTGTAGTCCTCATTTACTTCCAGCGTGAAACG CTGAAGAAAGAGATGTCCTCTATCATCACAGACTTGATTGTGAAATATGAAGGCAACAGCACCACTGACATTGCCTGGGACTACATCCAGAAGAAT GTTGGCTGCTGTGGCTGGTTGGGCCCTGCAAACTGGGCAATGAACCCTGTGATTAAGAACAGCTCCATGGTGCTCTACCCCTGCTCCTGTGGAAACGGCACTGCGGACAGCGGCTTCTGCAGAAGCGACACCAAAGACTGGCCCGTCCACAGCGAG ggCTGTATGACAAATCTACAGAAATGGCTTTTCGACAATTTTGGAGTTATTCTTGGAATCTGTATTGGAGTGGCAGTCATTGAG GTGATTGGAATGATCCTGTCCATGTGTCTCTGCAAGAACGTACACCAGGAAGACTACACTAAAGTCCCCAAGTACTGA